The Aeromicrobium yanjiei genome includes a region encoding these proteins:
- a CDS encoding hydantoin racemase, whose product MRILAYTPIAVGEQELARRQARYAEHSPAGVEVELRDIGPDSGAPSALDTPEDVAASERAVLRAFTEADPSGFDAFLPDCVLDPGIDDQEDLARPLLGIGRLTGSFLASQGTPLYSVARNEAIAAELDRRFASYGVAAPATRVLDLGFDVIADDRVWNETVSRSVADLDEGFVFNACSAVDVAASGAGPVLVDPTATALRLLGLRAALEGGVA is encoded by the coding sequence ATGAGGATCTTGGCGTACACCCCGATCGCGGTCGGCGAGCAGGAGCTCGCCCGGCGTCAGGCGCGCTATGCCGAGCACAGCCCTGCGGGTGTCGAGGTCGAGCTGCGTGACATCGGCCCCGACAGCGGCGCTCCCTCGGCACTCGACACGCCCGAGGACGTCGCAGCGTCCGAGCGGGCCGTGCTGAGGGCGTTCACGGAGGCGGATCCCAGCGGCTTCGACGCGTTCCTGCCCGATTGCGTCCTGGACCCGGGCATCGACGACCAGGAAGACCTGGCTCGTCCGCTGCTCGGCATCGGCCGGCTCACGGGTTCCTTCCTCGCGAGCCAGGGGACCCCCCTGTACTCGGTGGCGCGCAACGAGGCGATCGCCGCCGAGCTGGACCGCCGGTTCGCGTCGTACGGCGTGGCCGCCCCCGCGACGCGCGTCCTCGACCTGGGCTTCGACGTCATCGCCGACGACCGGGTCTGGAACGAGACGGTGTCGCGCAGCGTCGCCGATCTCGACGAGGGATTCGTCTTCAACGCGTGCTCGGCCGTCGACGTCGCCGCGAGCGGCGCCGGACCGGTGCTCGTGGACCCGACGGCGACCGCGCTGCGTCTGCTGGGCCTCCGGGCCGCCTTGGAGGGCGGAGTCGCGTGA
- a CDS encoding FAD-dependent oxidoreductase — translation MNADGGPDLVVAGAGGGLAAAVRAASLGLDVLVVDSNEHFAVGNNTAMSTAMIPGAGSRWQRESGVEDSAEIFVGDIMAKTHDEADPALAATLAGVSAELVEWLADDVGMPLSLVTDFDYPGHSRRRCHTVPGRSGRAMLAHLVREARRHPRIDLLVPAHLDDVLMGGTGVRAVVVSTPSGTEEIPTDAVLLATNGFAANRDLVAQHAPEIAEAVYHGSEASTGDALAIGARLGGATAYLDAYQGHAALAMPAATLAGWATVMHGAFLVDRHGRRFGDETTGYSEYAAEVLRHADGQAWIILDSRIDEACSVFQDYLDTRDSGAVKWAGTARELAAETGIDPEGLERTLRQTQLFARGEQDDELGRTFWEQELGGRLAAVAVRPALFHTQGGLRVDEHARVVDEAGSPIVGLYASGGAAMGISGHGAGGYLAGNGLLPALGLAYLAADHVAAGHS, via the coding sequence GTGAACGCCGACGGCGGTCCCGATCTCGTCGTCGCCGGCGCCGGCGGCGGTCTCGCGGCGGCCGTTCGGGCGGCTTCACTGGGTCTCGACGTCCTGGTCGTGGACTCCAACGAGCACTTCGCGGTCGGCAACAACACCGCGATGTCGACCGCGATGATCCCGGGGGCCGGGAGCCGCTGGCAGCGCGAGAGCGGTGTCGAGGACTCGGCCGAGATCTTCGTGGGCGACATCATGGCCAAGACCCACGACGAGGCGGATCCCGCGCTGGCCGCGACCCTGGCCGGCGTGAGCGCCGAGCTCGTGGAGTGGCTGGCCGACGACGTGGGCATGCCCCTGTCGCTCGTCACCGACTTCGATTACCCGGGGCACAGCAGACGTCGCTGCCACACCGTGCCGGGCCGCTCGGGCCGCGCGATGCTTGCGCACCTCGTCCGCGAGGCCAGGCGCCATCCCCGGATCGATCTCCTCGTCCCGGCGCACCTCGACGACGTGCTGATGGGAGGGACCGGTGTCCGCGCCGTCGTCGTGTCGACGCCCAGTGGCACCGAGGAGATCCCGACCGACGCGGTCCTGCTCGCGACGAACGGATTCGCCGCCAACCGCGATCTCGTCGCGCAGCACGCCCCCGAGATCGCCGAGGCGGTGTACCACGGCAGCGAGGCCTCGACCGGCGACGCATTGGCGATCGGCGCGCGACTGGGTGGCGCGACGGCGTACCTCGACGCGTACCAGGGGCACGCCGCGCTCGCGATGCCCGCGGCGACACTGGCCGGGTGGGCGACCGTGATGCACGGTGCGTTCCTGGTCGATCGCCATGGACGGCGCTTCGGCGACGAGACGACGGGCTACTCCGAGTACGCGGCCGAGGTCCTGCGGCACGCGGACGGCCAGGCCTGGATCATCCTCGACAGCCGCATCGACGAGGCGTGCTCGGTGTTCCAGGACTATCTGGACACCCGGGACTCGGGCGCCGTGAAGTGGGCCGGTACGGCTCGGGAGCTGGCCGCCGAGACGGGCATCGACCCGGAAGGGCTCGAGCGGACGTTGCGCCAGACGCAGCTGTTCGCCAGGGGGGAGCAGGACGACGAGCTCGGTCGCACCTTCTGGGAGCAGGAGCTGGGCGGCCGACTCGCCGCGGTCGCGGTGCGACCCGCGCTGTTCCACACGCAGGGAGGTCTTCGCGTCGACGAGCACGCGCGTGTGGTCGACGAGGCCGGGTCACCCATCGTGGGGCTGTACGCGTCGGGCGGTGCCGCGATGGGCATCTCGGGCCACGGCGCGGGCGGCTACCTGGCCGGCAACGGGCTGCTCCCGGCCCTCGGCCTCGCCTACCTCGCGGCCGATCATGTGGCGGCCGGGCACAGCTAG